The sequence TCCAGGTGGTAGACCTCGCCCTGCGACAGGCGCTTCATGAGGTCGAGATACTCGCCGCGCATGTGCGACAGGATCCGCAGGTACTTGTCGAAGCCCACCGAGAGCTTCTCGAGCACCTCGGACACACCCGCGTTCTTGCGGTGCATCTGCTGCGCGTAGGTGTAGGCGAAGTGGTAGTAGGTCTTGCCGCGGCCGATGTAGGTCTCTTCGCTGGGCTGCAGCTTCTTCTGACCCGAGGGCAGCATGGGGTTGTCGAAGATGCCGATCGACACCAGCAGGAAATCAGCGTTGGTCTTGTAGATCTGGTACTTGAGCCGCGCGTCGGTCGAATTCGCGAGGCGGCGGAACACGTCAGTGTCGTACTTGGAGAGGAAGCGTCGCGACTGCTCCACGTACTCGGGGTTGATGAACGAGTGGAGCAGGTGAGCGAGGTAGACGTTGACGTCCTCGTCGTAGAAGTCCTGGTTCGAGACCAGACCGGTCTCCATCCTGGAGTAGAGCAGGCAGTTGACCATGAAGTAGTAGGTCGGCTGCAGCTCCCGGCTCGTGTCCTTCAGGTCCACGTAGTGACGCGGATTCATGATGCGTTTCCCCGGGCATCCAGGCCCATGTGGTCTCGTGAGGAGCGGACTTCTCACCACCCAGAGACGCATCCGGCATGCCACGTCCTTGAAAAGGGGCGAGGGGCCCAGCACCCGCGAGGGGCGCGGCCGAAGTCGGGCAAACCGAACGATCCGGAACCCACGTTCTCCCCGGAACTTCGCGAGGATTCCCGCAATGTCTGGGGCACATGCCCCGAAATTGGGGCCCCTTTCGCAGCCCCCTCGGGACCAGTCCAAACTTGTACTCCACGCAGGTCGCACGCCTTTCAACCTGCAATTCGCTTGAGTCCACTTCAAAATGTTTGATAGCGGCGAGCCGCTAGTCCGCTGGTATCGCCCCGTCTGCAGCCGCGATTGCGGCGCGCGAATCCGCTTGCCTTCTGCACGTCACGGGCCCACGGTGCGGTTTCGAGGCGCGGCCGTTCGCGTCGAGGCCGCCGTTTCGACGCTCGCCGAGGCAGGGCATGTCGCTTGCGAAATGGTCATTCGTCGCCACGCCCCTCTACGTCGCTCGAGATCGGACAGCACCCCATGACCGAACGTGACCCCAGCGCGGTCCCCGGCGGGCCCGCGGCGCCGCCCGCACATTTCGTGGGGCTTCGGCTGCGCCTGTGGATCGCCTGCCTGGCCGGCGTGGTGGTGATCGCGCTCGGCCTGTGGTGGATCGCGGGCCACGAGCTCGGTCCGGATTCGGATCCGGCGCGCGTGCTCGGCTGGCTCGCCGGCATCGGCGGACTCGGGGTCGCCGTGGCCGGCGGATTCGCGCTGTGGCTCGATCACGCGATCGTCGGGCACCTGCGCGGGCTCTCGCAGAGCCTCGCTTCGGGTCGCGTGCAGGAGCTCCGCGGGCTTCCGGCGGGCGCCGGCTGGGGGGAGCTCTCGGAGCTCTCGGTGATCACGCAGGACGTGATCACGCGCCAGCGAGTGACCGAGCAGGCCGCCGCCGAGCTCGAGCAGCTCGAAGCCCGGCTCGCGGCCATCACCGCGCGGCTCGAGCGCTGGCGCTCGACCGAGCGCTGGCAGTCGCTCCCGGCCGAGGGCGGCCGGGCCGACGCCCTGGTCGCCGAGCTCAACGCCTCGTTCGCGCGTGCCGCCGAGATCGGCGAGCAGAATCTCGAGGCATCGCGCCGCCTGCGCGAGGATCTGGGGAGCGCGGCCGACGACGCCCGCGAGTCCGCGGCGCAGGCCGAGCGTGGCTTCGTCGAGGCCACCGCGCTGCTCACCACGGTGCGCGAGCTGCAGCGTCTGGCCGGAGAGCTGCGCGCTTCGTTCGCGGAGGTGGGCGCGGCGGGATCGCCGGGCGGCGACGAGCGCCTCGAGCGCTATCGCGAGACCGTCGGGCTCGCGCTCGAACAGTTGATCACCGCTTCCAACGCCAGCGTCGAACACCTCGGCTCCGCGTTGCTTCGCGCGCAGGAGATCGCGAGCCTGGTGCAGGTGGTGTCGAATCGCGCCACTCTGGTGGCGCTCCACGCCGCGACTCTCGAGGCCCGACTGCCGAGCGAGGAGCGTCGTGGCGAGGATCTTTCGCGCGAGCTGCGGCAGCTCACCTCCGAGGTGCGCGAGGCTTCGCTGCGCGCCGACCAGCTGGCCGGCGAAGTGGATCGGCAGGCGCGCGCCGCGGGCGAGCGCATGCATGCGCTGCGCGACCACGTCGCGCGCCAGCTCGAGCCGCCGCCGGCGATGGCCGCGAGCGCCGCGCTTCCCGAGAACACGCCGCGCCTGCTCGAGCGCGTGCGCGAGATGATCCAGGACGCGACCCAGAAGGGCGAGCGACTCTCTTCGGCGGGCGAGCGTGCCTCACGCGCCGCCGCGCGTCTCATGCGCCGGCTCGACGAGGAGGGGCAGGAGATCGACGGCCTGATCGTTCGCCTCACCCCGTCGGGCGACGAGCTGGAGCAGTCGGCTCACGATCCGACCGCGATACTCGAGCCGCGCGGCTCCGGCCTGCGTTTGCTGGACGCGGAAGCCGACCCGCGAGTCTCCGACGCGGGCGGCTCGAGCGCCGAGCGCCGCGAGGAGCGGCCATGAGCCGGCCGAGTGAGATTCCGCCGGACGTCGGCGCGGCCAGGATGCTCGCCGAGGCGTTGCGCGCGGCGCTCGCCCCGGGCGCCGACGCCGAGAGCTTCGCTGCGGCGCGCACCGCGGCGCAGATCGCCGGGCTCGACGGGCTCGATGCGTGTCTGGCCGCGCTCGAGCCGCATCGCGGCGCCCCGTGGCCGCCGCCGTTCGCGGCGATCGCCGATCGCGTCACGCGCATCACCAGCGCCGGCAGGCTGCAGGGGTTCCGCGACGCCGATCGCGAGCTGGGCGCCCATGCCGCCGAAGTGAGCGGCATGCAGTGGGAGCGCGCCGCGATCGTGCTCGCGACCTCGAAGAGCGCGGCCGAGGCGGCTGCCGAACCGAGGCCCGCGGAACCCGCGATCGCCAGCGTCGCTACCGTGAGCGCGGCCGAGGCGCTCGAGGAGCTGCCGCTGGCGGGCGCCGCGTCCGAGGAGGTCGCGAAGAAGACGCGCCTCACCGTGGCGGTGGCGGCCGCGCTGCGCGCCGCGCTCGAGTGGCTGACGCGCGAGACGCCGCAACCGAAGCCCTTCGTTCTGCGCGGCGAGGACTCGGTGCTCGAGGTGATGTGCGAGGCGATTTCCGCCTCGGGGCTCACGCCTGCGAGCGAGGCGCTGGCCGCGGCCGACGGCAACCTCTCGCCGGTCGGCGATGGCCCGGCTCGCGCCGGCGGCGCGTGGCTGGTGCGCGTGCCGGCGTGGTCGGCGCGCCCGCTGCACTTGATGTTCGAGCAGGGCCCGCTGCGCCTCGCGGTGCCGTGGCATTCGGTCCTGCGCATGTCGCTGGTGCCGGCGATCGAGCTGGAGCTGCGCCGCGAGAGCCTCGCGACCCCGATGATCGCGCCGCTCGCCCCGCTGATCGAAGGGATCGGCGAGCGACCGGTGATCGCGATCGCGAGCGGCGGGAGGCGCGGGCTGCTGGTGGCCGACCGGCTGGTGTGGCGACTGGCCGGCGAACCGCTCGCGGCTTCCGATCCCTCGCCTCATCGGCTGCTGACTCATGCGGTGCGCAGCGAAGAGGGCGACTGGTTCTGGTTGATCGAGCCGCGGCTCCTGCTCGAGGGCCTTCCGGTTCCGGTGCTGGCGGCGCCGGCGGAGAAGCCGAAGGTCGAGAAGCGGCCAGGGGCGACGCCGCCTTCCGCGCCGAAATTCGCGGCCAAGCCAGCGGAGATGAAGCCACTCAGTTCCACGCGTCCGGCACCCCTCGTGCTGCAACCGACCGATGTCGAACCGCTCCTGCTGGGAGCCGCCGACGTCGTGCCGCTCGAGCCCGCACCACGTCTCGAGCCGAGGCCGGCGCCCGCGCCCGCGGCGGCGATCGAACCGGCGCCGCGACCGAAGTCGGCGCCCGCGCCCGCGGCGGCACCCCAAGCTCCGCCCGCGCCCGAGTCTTTCCCCGCGTATCGGTTCCCGGCGTGGATGGAACGCCTGGGTTCGCCGCTCCCGCTGCCGGCGGACGATTCCGAGCACGTCTTGGCGGCGCCGGTGGTGGTGCGCTCGGAGTCGCTCGCGAGCCGGCCGGTGCTGATCGCAGAGGATTCGCTCGCGGCCCGCCACTTCCTGGCGCGGCTGTTCGAGCGCGAGGGTTTCGAGCCGCAGGCGGTGGCGTCGGCCGGCGAACTGTGTCGCGCCCTTGCCACGCGACCGTGGTCGCTGGTGGCGGTGGACGTCGAGCTGCCCGACGCGCACGGCGCCACCTGGCTCGCCGAGGTGCGCGGCGAGCTCGAGCGCGCCGAAGTGCCGTGCGTGGCGCTGGTGCGTGACGATCAGGACGCTGAGCTGGCCCGCGAGGCCGGCATCCTGCGCTGGCTGCGCAAGCCGTTCGACCGCGAAGAGCTGGCGCACCTGTTGCGAGTGACGCGACTGATCCCGGGAGAGTCGGCGTGAGCCTGGCACCGCTCGAACCGCGCGCGCCCGCTCCGGGGCAGAGCATCTTGATCGTGGACGACGACAAGCGCGTGGTCGAACTGCTCGAGATCGCCTTCAGCACCCAGGGCTTTCGCGTGCTCACCGCGTGCGACGGCGATGAAGCGGTACGCAGCGCCTCGCAGGACAAACCCGACCTGATCGTGCTCGACGTGCGGCTTCCGCGCCGCAGCGGGCTCGACGTGTGCGAGATGCTGCGCCGCGATCTGCCCGAGCCCGGCGTGCCGATCGTGGTGGTGTCGGCCGCGGTCGAGACCGAGACGCGCCTGCAGGCATTCGCCCGCGGCGCCGACGATTTCCTGGCCAAGCCGTTCTCGCCGAAAGAACTGGTGGCGCGCGTCCGGCGCCTGCTGGCGCGCACCACCGAAGCGCGGCAGGCCAAGCAGCGCGTGGTGGAGCTGGAGCGCGATCTGGGCCGCGCCAAGGACGCGCTCGAGCGCGCGCACGGCGAGGCGCGGCGCGAGCAGCGCCTGCACGAGCTGGCGAGCGGTCCCGGTCAGGCGCTGCACGAGAGCCTCGACGCCGACGAGATCGTGGGTCGCCTGCTGTTCGACGCCCAGGTACGGCTAGGCTCGAGCTTCGTCGCGCTGCTGTGGTCCGAGCGGCCCGGGCAGCCGCTGCGTCCGTGGGCGGCGCGCGGCGAGACGCTCGATCGGATCGCCGCGCTCGAGGTGCGCCCCGAGGGTCCGCTCGGCACCCTGCTCGACGGCCTCGGCCGGCCGGTGCTGCGCCGCGAGCTCGACCGCTTCCGCGAATTGCGCGCCGAGCTACCGGCGTTCCTGGCTCACGCGGTCACCGTGCTCGCGCCGATTCCGGGACCGGGCCGGCTCGAGGGTCTGCTGGTCGCCGACGAGCGCATGGACGGCGGTGAGCCGCGCCCGGCCGAGGTCGAGCTGCTGGCGTCGCTGTGCGCGATGGCCGGCGCTTCGCTCGCCAACGCCGCCCGGGTGCGCGAGCAGCTGATCCAGGCGCTCACGCGTCTGGCCGAAACCCTCACGCCGGTCGCGCCCGATCTCGCCCGCCGCCGCGACGAAACCGGCGCCTTGCTCGAGCACGCGGCGCACGCCCTGTTGCTGCCGCCGCGCCAGCGCATGCTGATGTCGCTGGCGCTGCGCCTCGGCAACGGCTCGCCGAACGATCCGATTCGCGACGTGCTGCTGAGTCTGCGCGACGAGGACGCGACCGGGCTGGTGCGCGACCTGCTGTCGCTGGAGGAGCGCTCGGAATCGCCCGCGCTGCCGGATCGCGATGCCCTCGCCGAGGAGTGGCGCCCGCCGCTGCTGCTGCGCATCGGACGCGATTACGCCTCGGCCCGCGGCGACGGCGACGGTCGCGAGCTCGCGCTCGAGCGCGCGGCGGCCGCGGCCGGAGAAGCGCTCGATGCCGCGACCGCGCGCGCCCTCGACGAGGCGCTGCGCGAGACCGCGCACCTCGCTCACCAGAACTCCTGAGGCTTCTTTCGTTGTAGGCTGCCGGCCGGATGAATCGGCTCGCGCGCTGGATTCCGGCCGCCGGTTGGCTCCGGCACTATTCGCGCGACTGGCTCGCCGGCGATCTGGCCGCCGGCGTCACGCTGGCCGCCTACCTGCTGCCCGCCGCGCTCGGCGACGCGACGCTCGCCAATCTTTCTCCGCAGGCCGGCCTCTACGCTTGCCTGTTCGGTGGCGCGCTGTTCTGGCTGTTCTGCAGCTCGCGCTACACGGCGGTCTCGACCACTTCGGCGATCTCGCTGCTGATCGGCGCGACGCTGGGTGAGATCGCGCACGGCGACCCTGGCCGCTTCGAATCTCTCGCCGCCGCCACCGCGCTGCTGGTGGCGCTGATCGCGTTCCTCGCCTGGCTGGTGCGTGCCGGAGTGATCGTCAACTTCATCTCCGAAAGCGTGATGGTCGGCTTCAAGTGCGGCGTCGCGCTGCTGCTCGCCAGCACGCAGCTCCCCAAGCTGTTTGGCTTCCACGGCGGTCACGGCGATTTCTGGGTGAACGCCGGGTTCTTCCTCGGCCATCTCGCCGACACCCAGCCCATCGCGTTGACGGTGGGGCTCGTGGCCCTCGCGGTGCTGATTGTCGGCCGCATCTACTTCAAGACCCAGCCAGTGGCGCTGCTGGTGGTCGCAGGGGCGATCGTCGCCGCCGCGGCGCTGCATCTCGATCGGCGCGGCGTGAGCCTGATCGGCCACGTGCCGACCGGTCTGCCGCCGCTCGGCCTGCCGCAGGTGCAGCGCGCGGATCTCGCGCCGCTGCTCTCGCTCGCCACCGCCTGCTTCCTGCTCGGCGCGGTCGAGACCGCGGCGATCGGGCGCACGTTCGTGGCCAAGCACGGCGGCCGCCTCGACGCCAATCAGGAGTTCCTGGCGATCGCGGCCGCCAATCTGGCCGCGGGCTTCGGACGCGGACTCTCGGTGAGCGGCGGTTCGTCGCAATCGCTGGTCAACGAGAGCAGCGGCGCGCGCACTCCGCTGTCGGGCGCGCTCGCGGCCGGCGTGATCCTGATCGTGGTGCTGTTCTTCTCGCCGGTGCTGCGCCTGCTGCCGCAGCCGGTTCTGGCCGCGATCGTGCTTGTCGCGGTGGCAGGATTGTTCCAGGTGTCGGCGCTGATCGCGCTGTGGCGCTCGAGTCGCGCGGAGTTCCTGGTGGCGGTCACGGCGTTCGCCGGAGTGCTCACGTCGGGATTGCTGCGCGGGGTGGCGATCGGTTCGGTGTTGTCGATCGTCCAGCTCCTGCGCCGCGTCTCGGGGCCGCACGTCGCGATCCTCGGCCGCATTCCCGGCACCGAACGCTTCTCGGATCTCGAGCGGCACCCGGACAATCAGGCGATCCCCGGCGTGCTGATCGTTCGCCCCGAGGTGAGCCTGGTGTACTTCAACGTGGACGGCGTGTGCGATCGGATTCGCGAGCGACTCCGCCAGGCCTCACCCGCGCCGCGACTCCTGGTGCTCGATCTCTCGGCTTCGCCGAGCATGGATCTGCAGAGCGTCCACACGCTGGCCGGAATGGCCAAGGAGCTGGAGGAGGACGGCGTGCCGGTGCGCGCGGTCGAGACGCACTCCTCGGTCCGCGATATCCTGCGGCACGAGGGGGCCGACGCCCTGCTCGGCGGTGTCAATCGGTTCAAGACCGTGGCCGAGGTGGTGAGCGAGTTCCAGCATCAGAAACAGTACCCCGCGACGGATTCGTGATCTCGAGGCAACCGCAGGCGTGAAGGCCCGAGCCGATCGGATCGTTTGGGGTGCCGCGCTGGCTGCGTTCGCTTGGGTGGTCGCCGCGGGTGCGGCGACCGCCGATGCCGAATTCCCGCCCGGGGTGCCCGATCGCTTCCAGCTCACCCTCGGCGGCATGGCCGCGATGTTCGACACCGGCGCCGGTCTCGAGAAGAGCACCGGAGCGGTGAGCCAGATGCTGGTGTTCGAGGAGTTCTTCGGCATTCCGGTTCACGATCAGTTCCTGCGCTTCGATGGGTCGTGGAGGATCCGCGGACGGCACCGGCTGGACGCCGGCTATCTGAACGTCTCGCGCACCGGAACGCGCGCGGTGGAGTCCGGCTTCTCGTTTGGCGACCACCTCTATCAGGCCGGGGCGGTTGTCACCGGCACGGCCGCATCGCGATTCACCTACGTCGCCTATCGCTACGACTTCGTCGAGCAGCCGACGCTACGGTTCTCGGGTACGGCCGGAATCAGTTTCCAGCAACTGTTCGCGCGAGTGTCGGCGTCGGCGGGCGTCACCGATCAGAATGGTCAAGCGGTGACCGGGGAATCGATCGATGAGGAACGATTCTCGTTCCCGGTGCCACTGATCGGAGCGGAAGTCGACTGGGAGTTCGCCCGGCATTTCATGCTCGAGACCTACTCGCGGTTCCTGGCCATCGACGCCTCCAGCGTGAGGGGCGGAGAGCTCGACTTCTCGCTGCACGGCTTCTGGTACTTCGACCGCCACGCCAGCGTCGGCCTCGGCTACGACAAGATCGGCATCAACTGGCCGCTCTATGTCTGGCAGGGCGACAAGGCCCGAATCTCGTACGACATCGACGCCCTCACGCTCTATCTGCGGGGCTCCTTCTAGCGCGAGAAACGTCGCGTGGCGCGTCCGCCAAGAGGGCCGGCCGCGCCACGCGGCATGCAGGGTAGTCGAGCGCTGCCGCTAGGGAGTCTTCTTCAATCCGCTGAAGTCCACCTTCGGCGTCTCGCGCGCCGTCTCGGGGATCTGATAGTACGGCGCCTCCTTAAAGCCGAACGCCATCGCATAGAGGCTGGTCGGGAAGCGTTTCACCATCACGTTGTATCCCTGCACTTCCTGGTTGTAGCGCTGCCGCTCCACCGCGAGGCGATTCTCGGTGCCCGACAGCTCGTCCATCAGCTGGACGAAGGCGTCGTTGCTCTTCAGCTGCGGGTAGTTCTCGACCACCACCAACAGCCGCCCGATCGCGGTGTCCATGGCCTGCCCGGCCGCGATGCTCTGCTCGGTGGTCTTGGCGCCCGCCATTTTCGCGCGCGCGTCGGCGATGGCGCCAAACACGGCCTGCTCCTGGGTCGCCGTGCCCTTCACGGTCTCGACCAGGTTGCCGATCAGGCTCGCCCGCCGCTGCAGCTGATTGTCCACCTGCGCCCACCTCTGCTTCACCGCTTCGTTGGCGGTTACCAGCCGGTTGTAGTTGCCTACCAGGCAGCCACCCACCATCAGCAGCAGCAGCGCCACGACCGCGATCGCGATCAGTCCGCCACGTTTCATGGCCCTCTCCTTTCGTTGCCGCGACAGCCGCGCGGCACGGTTCCGATCCTTCCTTCACACTCCGTCGCGCCGATTACCAGCCGCCGCTGCCTCCGCCGCCTCCTCCGCCACCGCCGCTCGAGCCACCGCCAAACCCCCCGAATCCTCCGCCACCACCGCCCCCGAATCCGCCACCGCCCCAGCCGCCCATACCCATGCCGCCGAATCCGCCCGGACCCAGCCACCACCAGCCGCCACGGCCGCCGCGCATGCGGCTCCGGATGATGGCGAGGAAGATGATCGCCACCAGCAACAGGATCAGCGGCTCGATCGGCAGGCGATTGCCGCCGCCGCCCGAGTCGTAGCGCAGCTCACTGCCGTCCCACTCGAGCGTGACGTTCTTCTCCTGCGCGATCTTCGCGGCGCACGCCAGCATGCCCTGCGTGATGCCGCCGTTGAAATCGCCCGCCTTGAGGTAAGGCCGCATCACCTCGCGGTAGATCCGCGACTCGAGTCCATCGGGAAGCGTGCCTTCGAGCCCATAGCCGGTCTCGAATCGCACCTCGGTCTGCTGCACCGCGACCAGCATCAGCAGGCCGTTGTCTTCGCCCTTCTTGCCGATCTTCCAGCGCTCGAAGACCCGCACCTTGTAATCGCTGGGCGACTCGGGCTCGGTGGACCTGACGGTGAGCACCGCCAGCTCGGCGCCGGTCTTCTCCTGCACCTGAGCGAGAAACGATTCGAGCTTGGCGCGGCTCGAGTCGTCCATGACGCCCGCGAAGTCGTTGACGTGCCCGACCGCGGCCGGAACCGCGGCGGTATCGGGTGCGGAGGCGTCCTGGGATCGGGCGGGCGAGGGGTGCGCCCACGCCAGCAGCGTGAGCGCGAGAGCGGCGACCCCCAGGCGCGCCCGTGCGCGCCCGTGGCTCATGGCACTCGCAGTTGGTCGATCGCGCCGATCAGCCGGTCGATTTCGCAGAGGAAGCGCCGATAGGAGGGGGCGACGTCCTGCCGGTGAAGCGGTTTGCCGCCATAGCGCAGCAGGTGGGGCACCAGCAGGGCCTGGGCATCCAGCTTGAACAGGTCGGCGACTCGCTCGATCACGCGCGCGGACTCCGCCGGCGGCGTTTCGCCCTCGAGCCGGATCAGCGTGCGGAATAGCGTCGCGTAGCTGCTGGCCGCGGCCGCCAGCACGCGCGACAGCTCCACGTGGCGATTGGCGTTCATGAGCAGCGCCTGGCGAAGCTGGATGTGTTTGCCGCGCAGCTCGTGCTCGCACTGGAGCCGGAGATAGGTGCGGGGCACGTCGAGGCCGCGCAGCACGTCCTCGCCCTCGAGCAGCAGATGGCGCTCCTGCATCTCGAGCCACTCGATCGGGAAGACGTCGAGCGAATTCTCGATCTGGCCGTGCGTCATGAACAAGGGCTCGAAGTGCGGCGCCTTCTTGGTGACCGGGATGGCTTTCGCCAGTCGCTCGAGCATCTCGGCTCCCAGCGTGCGCGATATCACCAGCACGTTGATCTTGGAATGGCGCGTATCGAAGCCCTGGGTCAGCACGCTGCCGGTGAGGTAGGCGGCGAGGAAATCGCCGCCGAGGGCCTGGCGCACCGGCGCCAGCCAGTTTCTCGTGGCGGAGAGCAGCTCCGCCGACGGTTCGATGCGAAGCTCGCTGCGGGTCAGCATGTCGGTGCAAACGGTAGCACGGCCCCCGGGCGGGTCAAGCCGGCCGCCGGCTCGAAAATCGCCGCGCCGGCCGGTTCTCGATGCGCCCGTTGACGCGCGCTCCGATGCCTCCTTATCGTGCGGCGACCATGACCCTGCGCGTTGCCATCATCGGCTCGGGTCCGGCCGCCTTCTATGCCGCCGAAGCGCTGCTCAAGAGCGCTTCGCCCGCCTTCAGTGTGGACATGCTCGAACGTCTACCCACTCCCTACGGCCTGGTGCGCGGGGGGGTTGCGCCCGATCACCAGAAGATCAAATCGGTGATCGCGATCTACGAGAAGATCGCGTCGAATCCCAACTTCCGCTTCTTCGGCAACGTCGAATTCGGCCGCGACGTCACCGTCGAGGATCTGGCACGACACTTCCATGCGATCCTCTACGCCACCGGCGCCCAGACCGATCGTTCGCTCGGAATTCCCGGGGAGAATCTGAACGGCAGTCACTCCGCCACCGAGTTCGTCGCCTGGTACAACGGGCATCCCGATTTCCGCGATCGCCAGTTCGATCTCTCGGTCGAGCGCGTGGCGGTGGTCGGCGTCGGCAACGTGGCGATCGACGTCGCGCGCATTCTCTGCCTCGCCCCCGAAGAGTTGCGCACCACCGACATGGCCGATCACGCCATCGAGGCGCTCTCCGCCAGCAAGGTGCGCGACGTGTTCCTGCTCGGCCGCCGCGGGCCGGTGCAGGCGGCGTTCACCACCGTCGAAGTGCGCGAGCTGGGCGAAATGCTCGAGGCCGAGCCGGTGGTGCGCGCCGACGAGATCGCGATCGATCCGCTGAGCGCCGAAGAACTGAGCGCGGCGCGCGCCGCCACCAAAGCCAAGGTCGAGATCGTGGAAGGTTTCTCGAAGCTCGCGCCCGCCGGCAAGCCGCGGCGCATCCATCTGCGCTTCTTCGTCGCGCCGCAGGAGATCCTGGGCGACGAGCGCGGCCACGTCCGCGCCATCAGGCTCGCGCGCACGCGGCTGGCGAAGAACGCGGCCGGCGCGATCGTGGCCGAACCCACTGGCGAGACCGAGGAACTGGCGGTGGGGCTGGTGTTCCGCTCGGTCGGCTATCGCGGCGTGCCGCTGCCGGGCGTGCCGTTCGATCAGAAGAGCGGACTGCTGCCGAATGCCAGGGGCCGGGTGCTGCGGGAACCCGGCGGCGAGCCGCTCGCCGGCCACTACGTGAGCGGCTGGATCAAGCGCGGCCCGAGCGGCGTAATCGGCAACAACAAGGCCGACTCGGTCGAGACCGTGAACGCGCTGATCGAGGACGCCAACGCCGGCAAGTTGCCGTCGCCGGCATCGCCCGAGCCCGCG is a genomic window of Candidatus Sulfotelmatobacter sp. containing:
- a CDS encoding response regulator, which codes for MSRPSEIPPDVGAARMLAEALRAALAPGADAESFAAARTAAQIAGLDGLDACLAALEPHRGAPWPPPFAAIADRVTRITSAGRLQGFRDADRELGAHAAEVSGMQWERAAIVLATSKSAAEAAAEPRPAEPAIASVATVSAAEALEELPLAGAASEEVAKKTRLTVAVAAALRAALEWLTRETPQPKPFVLRGEDSVLEVMCEAISASGLTPASEALAAADGNLSPVGDGPARAGGAWLVRVPAWSARPLHLMFEQGPLRLAVPWHSVLRMSLVPAIELELRRESLATPMIAPLAPLIEGIGERPVIAIASGGRRGLLVADRLVWRLAGEPLAASDPSPHRLLTHAVRSEEGDWFWLIEPRLLLEGLPVPVLAAPAEKPKVEKRPGATPPSAPKFAAKPAEMKPLSSTRPAPLVLQPTDVEPLLLGAADVVPLEPAPRLEPRPAPAPAAAIEPAPRPKSAPAPAAAPQAPPAPESFPAYRFPAWMERLGSPLPLPADDSEHVLAAPVVVRSESLASRPVLIAEDSLAARHFLARLFEREGFEPQAVASAGELCRALATRPWSLVAVDVELPDAHGATWLAEVRGELERAEVPCVALVRDDQDAELAREAGILRWLRKPFDREELAHLLRVTRLIPGESA
- a CDS encoding response regulator transcription factor; the encoded protein is MSLAPLEPRAPAPGQSILIVDDDKRVVELLEIAFSTQGFRVLTACDGDEAVRSASQDKPDLIVLDVRLPRRSGLDVCEMLRRDLPEPGVPIVVVSAAVETETRLQAFARGADDFLAKPFSPKELVARVRRLLARTTEARQAKQRVVELERDLGRAKDALERAHGEARREQRLHELASGPGQALHESLDADEIVGRLLFDAQVRLGSSFVALLWSERPGQPLRPWAARGETLDRIAALEVRPEGPLGTLLDGLGRPVLRRELDRFRELRAELPAFLAHAVTVLAPIPGPGRLEGLLVADERMDGGEPRPAEVELLASLCAMAGASLANAARVREQLIQALTRLAETLTPVAPDLARRRDETGALLEHAAHALLLPPRQRMLMSLALRLGNGSPNDPIRDVLLSLRDEDATGLVRDLLSLEERSESPALPDRDALAEEWRPPLLLRIGRDYASARGDGDGRELALERAAAAAGEALDAATARALDEALRETAHLAHQNS
- a CDS encoding SulP family inorganic anion transporter is translated as MNRLARWIPAAGWLRHYSRDWLAGDLAAGVTLAAYLLPAALGDATLANLSPQAGLYACLFGGALFWLFCSSRYTAVSTTSAISLLIGATLGEIAHGDPGRFESLAAATALLVALIAFLAWLVRAGVIVNFISESVMVGFKCGVALLLASTQLPKLFGFHGGHGDFWVNAGFFLGHLADTQPIALTVGLVALAVLIVGRIYFKTQPVALLVVAGAIVAAAALHLDRRGVSLIGHVPTGLPPLGLPQVQRADLAPLLSLATACFLLGAVETAAIGRTFVAKHGGRLDANQEFLAIAAANLAAGFGRGLSVSGGSSQSLVNESSGARTPLSGALAAGVILIVVLFFSPVLRLLPQPVLAAIVLVAVAGLFQVSALIALWRSSRAEFLVAVTAFAGVLTSGLLRGVAIGSVLSIVQLLRRVSGPHVAILGRIPGTERFSDLERHPDNQAIPGVLIVRPEVSLVYFNVDGVCDRIRERLRQASPAPRLLVLDLSASPSMDLQSVHTLAGMAKELEEDGVPVRAVETHSSVRDILRHEGADALLGGVNRFKTVAEVVSEFQHQKQYPATDS
- a CDS encoding LemA family protein, translating into MKRGGLIAIAVVALLLLMVGGCLVGNYNRLVTANEAVKQRWAQVDNQLQRRASLIGNLVETVKGTATQEQAVFGAIADARAKMAGAKTTEQSIAAGQAMDTAIGRLLVVVENYPQLKSNDAFVQLMDELSGTENRLAVERQRYNQEVQGYNVMVKRFPTSLYAMAFGFKEAPYYQIPETARETPKVDFSGLKKTP
- a CDS encoding TPM domain-containing protein, translated to MSHGRARARLGVAALALTLLAWAHPSPARSQDASAPDTAAVPAAVGHVNDFAGVMDDSSRAKLESFLAQVQEKTGAELAVLTVRSTEPESPSDYKVRVFERWKIGKKGEDNGLLMLVAVQQTEVRFETGYGLEGTLPDGLESRIYREVMRPYLKAGDFNGGITQGMLACAAKIAQEKNVTLEWDGSELRYDSGGGGNRLPIEPLILLLVAIIFLAIIRSRMRGGRGGWWWLGPGGFGGMGMGGWGGGGFGGGGGGGFGGFGGGSSGGGGGGGGGSGGW
- a CDS encoding FAD-dependent oxidoreductase encodes the protein MPPYRAATMTLRVAIIGSGPAAFYAAEALLKSASPAFSVDMLERLPTPYGLVRGGVAPDHQKIKSVIAIYEKIASNPNFRFFGNVEFGRDVTVEDLARHFHAILYATGAQTDRSLGIPGENLNGSHSATEFVAWYNGHPDFRDRQFDLSVERVAVVGVGNVAIDVARILCLAPEELRTTDMADHAIEALSASKVRDVFLLGRRGPVQAAFTTVEVRELGEMLEAEPVVRADEIAIDPLSAEELSAARAATKAKVEIVEGFSKLAPAGKPRRIHLRFFVAPQEILGDERGHVRAIRLARTRLAKNAAGAIVAEPTGETEELAVGLVFRSVGYRGVPLPGVPFDQKSGLLPNARGRVLREPGGEPLAGHYVSGWIKRGPSGVIGNNKADSVETVNALIEDANAGKLPSPASPEPATFAALLGQRCPACVDFAEWQKLDRHEVSRGAAQGRPRVKCVSVDEMLEAIGKQRVAR